From a region of the Apis mellifera strain DH4 linkage group LG2, Amel_HAv3.1, whole genome shotgun sequence genome:
- the LOC725958 gene encoding mucosa-associated lymphoid tissue lymphoma translocation protein 1: protein MTRFDKDAYIECLPITTYNEIINALNKDATWTILANHVAKELQYPCTWLQSLQEIKHSNDSPGQKLFSELNIRMCTIEVLCTLLNDCKLYNILSIISDPEPLNIIMHPTEKFPINILKVSFGHHLHLCCKAVGMPPPNYIWYHNDKQLQHYTSDELDLIITNVSQAGEYKCKVFQIKNDGTLISTLTSKAVIVQIFPMPVIIEVQPQQFLEVKENESFTIFCKASSNPEPCYQWFHDNIKIDGETSNILHIKQFTSKNEGKYYCYIHNNISEAYTEKSHIMIDFQRLKAVAKIALIIANEEYEYHKCLLTPKNDAACIANLLKEIGFEVICFLNLTFTQMKNAIEIFSKALMEGVYGLFYFAGHGFKMQESYMLATDAPEKFLRKDAICESELLSAFLKNNPELLIIILDTCQSLPSRELNPEIYQEVPIVKEYKSKKNLRNLIQAYSTSSYRPTYEKIDSKYSLYMTHLSKYINKDITVTKLFEEVGKSIDSCFKDKERNQIPMFAASVTKPFRLIDAIYKQNRPNIIDHLYELTSYSSRTINVTFKRSNICTRITISLFMELYLNVIKIKAHDLSNVKVTFYNSVPMKRNNLFQNLYEKECWIHNPQLTEKPLIITISKNEILLGATELHIKDYIPSILKDINV from the exons atgacaCGATTTGATAAAGACGCGTATATTGAATGTTTACCAATAACtacatataatgaaataattaatgcatTAAATAAAGATGCAACTTGGACAATATTAGCAAATCATGTAGCCAAAGAACTTCAATATCCATG caCTTGGTTACAATCTTTACAAGAAATTAAACATTCGAATGATTCTCCtggacaaaaattattttctgaattgAATATTAGAATGTGTACTATAGAAGTATTATGtactttattaaatgattgtaaactttataatattctatccaTTATATCTGATCCAG AacctttgaatattattatgcatccaacagaaaaatttccaattaatattttgaaagtttCATTTGGACATCATCTTCATCTGTGTTGCAAAGCTGTTGGAATGCCACCACCAAATTACATATGGTATCATAATGACAAACAATTGCAACATTATACTTCTGATGAACTTGATCTTATTATAactaa tgTTTCTCAAGCTGgagaatataaatgtaaagtatttcaaattaaaaatgatggcACTCTTATATCAACTTTAACTTCAAAAGCTgtaattgttcaaatttttcctatGCCTGTTATAATAGAAGTACAACCCCAACAATTTTTGGAAGTTAAggaaaatgaaagttttacaattttttgcaAAGCTAGTAGCAATCCTGAACCATGTTATCAATGGTTCCatgacaatattaaaatagatggaGAAACATCAAACATTCTGCAT ataaaacaatttacctcaaaaaatgaaggaaaatattattgttatattcatAACAATATTAGTGAAGCTTATACTGAAAAAAGTCATATAAtg atagattTCCAAAGATTAAAAGCAGTAGCAAAAATAGCTTTAATTATAGCAAATGAAGAGTATGAATATCATAAATGTCTATTAACACCTAAAAATGATGCTGCATGCATTGCTAATCTTCTGAAAGAAATTGGATTCGAAGTAATTTGTTTTCTCAATTTGACATTCACTCAAATGAAAAAtgcaatagaaatatttagcaAAGCTTTAATGGAAGGTGTATATg gtCTATTCTATTTTGCTGGTCATGGTTTTAAAATGCAAGAGAGTTATATGCTTGCAACAGATGCtccagaaaaatttcttaGGAAAGATGCAATATGTGAAAGTGAACTATTGTCcgcatttcttaaaaataatcctgaactattaattattattttagatacgTGTCAATCTTTACCTTCAag AGAACTTAATCCTGAAATATATCAAGAAGTACCAATagtgaaagaatataaaagcaAGAAGAatcttagaaatttaattcaagcATATTCTACATCTAGTTATCGACCTACTTATGAGAAAATAGATAGTAAATATAGTTTATACATGACACATCTtagcaaatatattaataaagatataacagttacaaaattatttgaagaagTTGGAAAAT ctaTTGATAGTTgttttaaagataaagaaagaaatcagaTTCCAATGTTTGCTGCATCTGTTACAAAACCATTTCGTTTGATTGATGCTATTTATaaac aaaatcgtCCAAATATCATTGATCATTTATATGAACTTACATCATATTCAAGTCGAACGATAAATGTAACGTTTAAACGATCAAATATATGCACTAGAATTACAATATCATTGTTcatggaattatatttaaatgtaataaaaattaaggcaCATGACTTGTCAAATGTAAAAGtcacattttataattctgttcccatgaaacgaaataatttgtttcaaaatttatatgaaaaagaatgtTGGATTCACAATCCTCAATTAACTGag